The proteins below come from a single Mustela nigripes isolate SB6536 chromosome 14, MUSNIG.SB6536, whole genome shotgun sequence genomic window:
- the FBXO44 gene encoding F-box only protein 44 isoform X4 yields the protein MAVGNINELPENILLELFTHVPARQLLLRCRLVCSLWRDLIDLVTLWKRKCLREGFITEDWDQPVADWKIFYFLRSLHRNLLHNPCAEEGFEFWSLDVNGGDEWKVEDLSKDQRKEFPNDQVKKYFVTSYYTCLKSQVVDLKAEGYWEELMDTTRPDIEVKDWFAARPDCGSKYQLCVQLLSSAHAPLGTFQPDPATIQQKSDAKWREVSHTFSNYPPGVRYIWFQHGGVDTHYWAGWYGPRVTNSSITIGPPLP from the exons ATGGCCGTTGGGAACATCAACGAGCTGCCCGAGAACATTCTGCTGGAGCTGTTCACGCATGTGCCCGCCCGCCAGCTGCTGCTGCGCTGTCGCCTGGTCTGCAGCCTCTGGAGAGACCTCATTGACCTGGTGACACTCTGGAAGCGAAAGTGCCTGCGGGAGGGCTTCATCACTGAGGACTGGGACCAGCCCGTGGCCGACTGGAAGATCTTCTACTTCCTCCGCAGCCTCCACCGGAATCTCCTACACAACCCGTGTGCTGAAG AGGGCTTTGAATTCTGGAGCCTGGACGTGAATGGAGGTGATGAGTGGAAGGTGGAGGACCTCTCTAAAGACCAGAGGAAGGAATTCCCCAATGACCAGGTCAAGAAATACTTCGTGACTTCTTATTA cACCTGCCTCAAGTCCCAGGTGGTGGACCTCAAGGCCGAAGGGTATTGGGAGGAGCTGATGGACACCACACGGCCGGACATCGAGGTCAAGGACTG GTTCGCAGCCAGGCCGGACTGCGGGTCCAAGTACCAGCTGTGTGTTCAGCTCCTGTCGTCAGCACACGCACCTCTGGGGACCTTCCAGCCAGATCCGGCAACGATCCAGCAGAAGAGCGATGCCAAGTGGAGGGAG GTCTCTCACACGTTCTCCAACTACCCGCCCGGCGTCCGCTACATCTGGTTTCAGCACGGCGGCGTGGACACTCACTACTGGGCCGGCTGGTACGGCCCGAGGGTCACCAACAGCAGCATCACCATCGGACCTCCCCTGCCTTGA
- the FBXO44 gene encoding F-box only protein 44 isoform X2 yields MGGGSDLGRLPAPSRGGCWEEETRGQRVWVRRRVRGAQPRRREGDRGSSGAPPPPPQGGVQKLPAMAVGNINELPENILLELFTHVPARQLLLRCRLVCSLWRDLIDLVTLWKRKCLREGFITEDWDQPVADWKIFYFLRSLHRNLLHNPCAEEGFEFWSLDVNGGDEWKVEDLSKDQRKEFPNDQHLPQVPGGGPQGRRVLGGADGHHTAGHRGQGLVRSQAGLRVQVPAVCSAPVVSTRTSGDLPARSGNDPAEERCQVEGGLSHVLQLPARRPLHLVSARRRGHSLLGRLVRPEGHQQQHHHRTSPALTPPKP; encoded by the exons ATGGGGGGGGGATCCGATTTGGGGCGTCTTCCAGCTCCCTCCAGGGGTGGATGCTGGGAGGAGGAGACGAGGGGGCAGCGAGTCTGGGTCAGGCGGAGGGTGCGGGGCGCGCagcccaggaggagggagggggacagaggctcctccggtgcccccccacccccaccccag GGGGGCGTCCAGAAGCTACCCGCCATGGCCGTTGGGAACATCAACGAGCTGCCCGAGAACATTCTGCTGGAGCTGTTCACGCATGTGCCCGCCCGCCAGCTGCTGCTGCGCTGTCGCCTGGTCTGCAGCCTCTGGAGAGACCTCATTGACCTGGTGACACTCTGGAAGCGAAAGTGCCTGCGGGAGGGCTTCATCACTGAGGACTGGGACCAGCCCGTGGCCGACTGGAAGATCTTCTACTTCCTCCGCAGCCTCCACCGGAATCTCCTACACAACCCGTGTGCTGAAG AGGGCTTTGAATTCTGGAGCCTGGACGTGAATGGAGGTGATGAGTGGAAGGTGGAGGACCTCTCTAAAGACCAGAGGAAGGAATTCCCCAATGACCAG cACCTGCCTCAAGTCCCAGGTGGTGGACCTCAAGGCCGAAGGGTATTGGGAGGAGCTGATGGACACCACACGGCCGGACATCGAGGTCAAGGACTG GTTCGCAGCCAGGCCGGACTGCGGGTCCAAGTACCAGCTGTGTGTTCAGCTCCTGTCGTCAGCACACGCACCTCTGGGGACCTTCCAGCCAGATCCGGCAACGATCCAGCAGAAGAGCGATGCCAAGTGGAGGGAG GTCTCTCACACGTTCTCCAACTACCCGCCCGGCGTCCGCTACATCTGGTTTCAGCACGGCGGCGTGGACACTCACTACTGGGCCGGCTGGTACGGCCCGAGGGTCACCAACAGCAGCATCACCATCGGACCTCCCCTGCCTTGACACCCCCCAAGCCCTGA
- the FBXO2 gene encoding F-box only protein 2, producing MDGDGEPESVGQPEEEVSPEGQQEEAGAEEASAGEERPEQEEEEEAAAAAPYLDELPEPLLLRVLAELPAAQLVQACRLVCLRWKELVDGAPLWLLKCQQEGLVPEGGAEDERDHWQQFYFLSKRRRNLLRNPCGEEDLEGWCDVEHGGDGWRVEDLPGDCGAEFIHDESVKKYFASSFEWCRKAQVIDLQAEGYWEELLDTTQPAIVAKDWYSGRSDAGCLYELTVKLLSEHEDVLAEFSSGQVAVPPDSDDAGWIQISHTFTDYGPGVRFVRFEHGGQDSVYWKGWFGARVTNSSVWVEP from the exons ATGGACGGAGACGGTGAACCAG AGAGCGTGGGCCAGCCGGAGGAGGAGGTGAGCccagaggggcagcaggaggaggcGGGCGCGGAGGAGGCGAGCGCCGGGGAGGAGCGGccggagcaggaggaggaggaggaggcggcggcggcggcgccgtACCTGGACGAGCTGCCCGAGCCTCTGCTGCTGCGCGTGCTGGCCGAGCTGCCCGCCGCGCAGCTGGTGCAGGCCTGCCGCCTGGTGTGCCTGCGCTGGAAGGAGCTGGTGGACGGCGCCCCTCTCTGGCTGCTCAAGTGCCAGCAGGAGGGGCTGGTGCCGGAGGGCGGCGCGGAGGACGAGCGCGACCACTGGCAGCAGTTCTACTTCCTGAGCAAGCGGCGGCGCAACCTGCTGCGCAATCCGTGCGGAGAAG AGGACCTGGAGGGCTGGTGCGACGTGGAGCACGGTGGGGACGGCTGGAGGGTGGAGGACTTGCCCGGAGACTGTGGGGCGGAATTCATCCACGATGAGAGCGTCAAGAAGTACTTCGCCTCGTCCTTTGA GTGGTGTCGCAAAGCGCAGGTCATTGACCTGCAGGCTGAGGGCTACTGGGAGGAGCTGCTGGACACCACTCAGCCGGCCATCGTGGCGAAGGACTG GTACTCGGGCCGCAGCGACGCCGGCTGCCTGTACGAGCTCACCGTGAAGCTGCTGTCAGAGCACGAGGACGTGCTGGCTGAGTTCAGCAGCGGGCAGGTGGCCGTGCCCCCAGACAGCGACGATGCGGGCTGGATCCAG ATCTCCCACACCTTCACCGACTATGGGCCCGGCGTCCGCTTTGTCCGCTTCGAGCACGGGGGTCAGGACTCCGTCTACTGGAAGGGCTGGTTCGGGGCCCGGGTGACCAACAGCAGCGTGTGGGTGGAGCCCTGA
- the FBXO44 gene encoding F-box only protein 44 isoform X1: MGGGSDLGRLPAPSRGGCWEEETRGQRVWVRRRVRGAQPRRREGDRGSSGAPPPPPQGGVQKLPAMAVGNINELPENILLELFTHVPARQLLLRCRLVCSLWRDLIDLVTLWKRKCLREGFITEDWDQPVADWKIFYFLRSLHRNLLHNPCAEEGFEFWSLDVNGGDEWKVEDLSKDQRKEFPNDQVKKYFVTSYYTCLKSQVVDLKAEGYWEELMDTTRPDIEVKDWFAARPDCGSKYQLCVQLLSSAHAPLGTFQPDPATIQQKSDAKWREVSHTFSNYPPGVRYIWFQHGGVDTHYWAGWYGPRVTNSSITIGPPLP, encoded by the exons ATGGGGGGGGGATCCGATTTGGGGCGTCTTCCAGCTCCCTCCAGGGGTGGATGCTGGGAGGAGGAGACGAGGGGGCAGCGAGTCTGGGTCAGGCGGAGGGTGCGGGGCGCGCagcccaggaggagggagggggacagaggctcctccggtgcccccccacccccaccccag GGGGGCGTCCAGAAGCTACCCGCCATGGCCGTTGGGAACATCAACGAGCTGCCCGAGAACATTCTGCTGGAGCTGTTCACGCATGTGCCCGCCCGCCAGCTGCTGCTGCGCTGTCGCCTGGTCTGCAGCCTCTGGAGAGACCTCATTGACCTGGTGACACTCTGGAAGCGAAAGTGCCTGCGGGAGGGCTTCATCACTGAGGACTGGGACCAGCCCGTGGCCGACTGGAAGATCTTCTACTTCCTCCGCAGCCTCCACCGGAATCTCCTACACAACCCGTGTGCTGAAG AGGGCTTTGAATTCTGGAGCCTGGACGTGAATGGAGGTGATGAGTGGAAGGTGGAGGACCTCTCTAAAGACCAGAGGAAGGAATTCCCCAATGACCAGGTCAAGAAATACTTCGTGACTTCTTATTA cACCTGCCTCAAGTCCCAGGTGGTGGACCTCAAGGCCGAAGGGTATTGGGAGGAGCTGATGGACACCACACGGCCGGACATCGAGGTCAAGGACTG GTTCGCAGCCAGGCCGGACTGCGGGTCCAAGTACCAGCTGTGTGTTCAGCTCCTGTCGTCAGCACACGCACCTCTGGGGACCTTCCAGCCAGATCCGGCAACGATCCAGCAGAAGAGCGATGCCAAGTGGAGGGAG GTCTCTCACACGTTCTCCAACTACCCGCCCGGCGTCCGCTACATCTGGTTTCAGCACGGCGGCGTGGACACTCACTACTGGGCCGGCTGGTACGGCCCGAGGGTCACCAACAGCAGCATCACCATCGGACCTCCCCTGCCTTGA
- the FBXO44 gene encoding F-box only protein 44 isoform X3, which produces MGGGSDLGRLPAPSRGGCWEEETRGQRVWVRRRVRGAQPRRREGDRGSSGAPPPPPQGGVQKLPAMAVGNINELPENILLELFTHVPARQLLLRCRLVCSLWRDLIDLVTLWKRKCLREGFITEDWDQPVADWKIFYFLRSLHRNLLHNPCAEEGFEFWSLDVNGGDEWKVEDLSKDQRKEFPNDQVRSQAGLRVQVPAVCSAPVVSTRTSGDLPARSGNDPAEERCQVEGGLSHVLQLPARRPLHLVSARRRGHSLLGRLVRPEGHQQQHHHRTSPALTPPKP; this is translated from the exons ATGGGGGGGGGATCCGATTTGGGGCGTCTTCCAGCTCCCTCCAGGGGTGGATGCTGGGAGGAGGAGACGAGGGGGCAGCGAGTCTGGGTCAGGCGGAGGGTGCGGGGCGCGCagcccaggaggagggagggggacagaggctcctccggtgcccccccacccccaccccag GGGGGCGTCCAGAAGCTACCCGCCATGGCCGTTGGGAACATCAACGAGCTGCCCGAGAACATTCTGCTGGAGCTGTTCACGCATGTGCCCGCCCGCCAGCTGCTGCTGCGCTGTCGCCTGGTCTGCAGCCTCTGGAGAGACCTCATTGACCTGGTGACACTCTGGAAGCGAAAGTGCCTGCGGGAGGGCTTCATCACTGAGGACTGGGACCAGCCCGTGGCCGACTGGAAGATCTTCTACTTCCTCCGCAGCCTCCACCGGAATCTCCTACACAACCCGTGTGCTGAAG AGGGCTTTGAATTCTGGAGCCTGGACGTGAATGGAGGTGATGAGTGGAAGGTGGAGGACCTCTCTAAAGACCAGAGGAAGGAATTCCCCAATGACCAG GTTCGCAGCCAGGCCGGACTGCGGGTCCAAGTACCAGCTGTGTGTTCAGCTCCTGTCGTCAGCACACGCACCTCTGGGGACCTTCCAGCCAGATCCGGCAACGATCCAGCAGAAGAGCGATGCCAAGTGGAGGGAG GTCTCTCACACGTTCTCCAACTACCCGCCCGGCGTCCGCTACATCTGGTTTCAGCACGGCGGCGTGGACACTCACTACTGGGCCGGCTGGTACGGCCCGAGGGTCACCAACAGCAGCATCACCATCGGACCTCCCCTGCCTTGACACCCCCCAAGCCCTGA